Proteins co-encoded in one Planctomycetaceae bacterium genomic window:
- a CDS encoding protein kinase, producing MLVPEGEIVGEYRVLRSLGRGSSGTVVLAEHLPSHGKVALKIAADTVASREYRLLNRLSHPHIVRSLDYFASDRGGVIVLKHVPGLSVSEVLNAIHGVPRSGLSTRTAMSSVVQIAQKSTGADASACLSRLPSGDSFEQFAVRIVRDVAEALTHAHSRGVYHRDVKPENILIDDVGNAVLADFSVAGDLPDDPTFAGGTLSYMSAPQLLRLSGTGPQRPSGSDSVPSPAVTGDLYSLGIVLFELLTGELPYPVVETGSSVIAAAREALPTRQGAVQRVKCAAAVDGSLREIVASCLSAADENAAGYSSAAEVVDDLNCWLHGRALEHAGEPAISRLKRQCRRHRSLAGILLLTAMALLVTAGIDRHRTKQRLVDVSRSVRTLSDSDIVSATPDLTQKILAEGLLPDTTSLRHQRSRLIHAIAVANLQSGQSQTAADLLQRAILLNGDSAELWNDLGAARFRLKNFQQAIDAFSRAMTLQGESADVLSNRGAAFAARNDAENARRDFNAALRLDRNCRHAIRHLEMLDGAALGQPPSTDAEDSLPRQ from the coding sequence ATGTTAGTGCCTGAAGGCGAAATTGTTGGTGAGTATCGCGTCCTGCGTTCGCTCGGCAGAGGCAGCAGCGGGACCGTTGTGCTGGCGGAACATCTGCCTTCGCACGGGAAGGTCGCGCTAAAGATCGCAGCGGACACAGTCGCGTCGCGGGAATACCGATTGCTGAACCGGCTGTCTCATCCTCACATCGTCAGGTCGCTTGACTACTTCGCATCCGATCGAGGCGGCGTCATTGTGCTAAAGCACGTGCCGGGATTGTCCGTTTCCGAAGTGCTGAACGCGATCCATGGCGTGCCACGGTCCGGGCTATCGACGCGCACGGCGATGAGTTCGGTCGTTCAAATTGCGCAGAAATCAACAGGGGCGGATGCTTCGGCATGTCTGAGCCGACTGCCGAGCGGTGACAGCTTCGAACAGTTTGCCGTCCGCATTGTTCGCGACGTTGCAGAAGCGCTGACGCATGCGCACTCACGGGGCGTGTACCACCGTGATGTGAAGCCGGAAAACATTCTGATCGACGATGTCGGCAACGCGGTTCTGGCGGACTTCAGCGTGGCTGGCGACCTGCCCGACGACCCGACCTTCGCCGGTGGAACGCTTTCGTACATGTCGGCGCCGCAACTATTGCGATTGTCCGGAACAGGTCCGCAGCGTCCGTCGGGAAGTGACAGTGTTCCGTCGCCCGCCGTTACGGGAGATCTTTATTCGCTGGGGATCGTCCTGTTCGAATTGCTGACCGGCGAACTTCCGTATCCCGTTGTGGAAACGGGTTCCTCGGTCATCGCTGCGGCTCGTGAGGCACTGCCGACGCGGCAAGGCGCCGTGCAGCGCGTGAAGTGTGCCGCGGCTGTGGATGGTTCGCTGCGGGAAATCGTGGCGAGTTGCCTCTCGGCGGCGGACGAGAACGCAGCCGGTTATTCCTCGGCTGCGGAAGTCGTCGACGATCTGAACTGCTGGCTGCACGGCCGCGCGCTGGAACACGCCGGGGAACCGGCGATTTCACGATTGAAAAGACAGTGTCGGCGGCATCGAAGCCTGGCCGGTATCCTGTTGCTGACCGCGATGGCATTGCTGGTGACTGCCGGAATCGACCGCCATCGGACAAAGCAGCGGCTGGTCGACGTCAGCAGGAGTGTTCGTACGCTGTCCGATTCTGACATTGTCAGCGCAACGCCGGATCTGACGCAGAAAATTCTGGCGGAGGGTCTGCTGCCCGACACGACGTCGCTGCGGCACCAGCGTTCGCGGCTGATTCACGCAATCGCCGTCGCCAATCTGCAAAGCGGTCAATCGCAGACCGCGGCGGATCTTCTGCAGCGAGCGATCCTGCTGAACGGTGATTCCGCAGAGCTGTGGAACGACCTGGGGGCCGCACGATTTCGGTTGAAGAACTTTCAGCAAGCCATCGACGCCTTCTCGCGGGCGATGACGCTGCAGGGAGAATCGGCCGACGTACTGAGCAATCGCGGAGCCGCCTTTGCCGCTCGGAACGACGCCGAGAACGCTCGCAGAGATTTCAACGCGGCCCTGCGGCTGGACAGGAACTGCCGGCACGCTATTCGTCATCTGGAAATGCTGGACGGCGCCGCGTTGGGCCAGCCGCCGTCAACTGACGCGGAGGATAGTCTTCCGCGGCAATGA